One segment of Colius striatus isolate bColStr4 chromosome 11, bColStr4.1.hap1, whole genome shotgun sequence DNA contains the following:
- the ZNF148 gene encoding zinc finger protein 148 isoform X1: protein MLLHLRMNIEDKLGGLFLKCGGIDQMQSSRAMVGMGAVSDQTGVSGERQEAVLQDRTMAHQEILATDEVLQESELRQQEMISHDELMVHEETVKNDDDMDTQDRLPQGLQYAVNVPISVKQEITFTDASEQQKRDKKQIREPVDLQKKKKRKQRSPAKILTINEDGSLGLKTHKSHVCEHCNAAFRTNYHLQRHVFIHTGEKPFQCSQCDMRFIQKYLLQRHEKIHTGEKPFRCDECGMRFIQKYHMERHKRTHSGEKPYQCEYCLQYFSRTDRVLKHKRMCHENRDKKPNRSATKVGFLPSEEDSGFSTPMKDSSLPKKKRQKSEKTKSGDKEGSDKSDQKKDKNDYLPLYSSSTKVKDEYMVAEYAVEMPHSSVSGTHLEEANSGEIHPPKLVLKKVNSKRSLKQPLEQSQTISPLSTYEDNKVSKYAFDLVDKQSLLDSEGNADIDQVDSLQEGPSKPVHSSTNYDDAMQFLKKKRYLQAASNNSREYALNVSTIASQPSVTQAAVASVIDETATASILDTQALNVEIKGNHDKNVIPDEVLQTLLDHYSHKANGQHEISFSVADTEVTSSISINSSEVSEVTPSETVGTSSQASSSDKASMLQEYSKFLQQALDRTSQNDAYLNNPSLNFVTDNQTLTTQPAFPSMEKVYTSIPVNSFRSGMNSPLRTTPDKSHFGLMVGDSQHPFPFSGDEANHSSSSSTQDFLDQVTSQKKAEAQPVHQAYQISSFEQPFRAQYHGARAGISSQFSTANGQVNLRGPGTSADFPEFPLVNVNDSRAGMTSSPDATTGQTFG, encoded by the exons GTTATTGCACTTAAGAATGAACATTGAAGACAAGCTGGGAGGATTATTTCTTAAATGTGGTGGCATAGACCAGATGCAGTCATCCAGGGCTATGGTAGGGATGGGTGCAGTATCTGACCAGACTGGAGTATCGGGAGAACGGCAAGAGGCGGTGCTGCAAGATCGGACTATGGCACATCAAGAAATTCTTGCAACGGATGAAGTGTTACAGGAAAGTGAACTTCGACAGCAAGAGATGATTTCACATGATGAACTCATGGTCCATGAGGAGACGGTAAAAAACGATGATGACATGGATACGCAAGATAGACTTCCGCAAGGGCTGCAGTATGCTGTTAATGTCCCT ATCAGTGTAAAGCAAGAAATTACCTTTACTGATGCATCTGAACAACAGAAACGAGACAAAAAACAAATACGAGAGCCAGTAGAtttgcagaaaaagaagaaaagaaaacagcgTTCACCAGCAAAA atcCTTACAATAAATGAGGATGGATCACTTGGTCTGAAAACCCACAAATCTCATGTTTGTGAGCATTGCAATGCTGCCTTTAGAACCAACTACCATTTACAGAGACATGTCTTCATTCATACAG GTGAAAAACCATTTCAGTGCAGTCAGTGCGACATGCGTTTCATACAGAAGTACCTGCTACAGAGGCATGAGAAGATTCATACTG GTGAAAAGCCATTTCGATGTGATGAATGTGGTATGAGGTTTATTCAGAAGTATCACATGGAAAGGCACAAAAGAACTCACAGTGGAGAGAAGCCTTATCAGTGTGAATATTGTTTGCAG TATTTCTCCAGGACGGATCGTGTGCTGAAACATAAACGTATGTGCCATGAGAACCGCGACAAGAAACCGAATAGAAGTGCCACCAAAGTTGGCTTTTTGCCATCGGAGGAAGACTCTGGTTTCTCTACGCCGATGAAAGACAGCTCCTTGCCaaagaagaagaggcagaaatcagagaaaacaaaatctggGGACAAGGAAGGTTCGGATAAATCAGACCAGAAGAAGGACAAAAACGACTATTTACCTTTGTACTCTTCGAGTACTAAAGTAAAAGATGAGTATATGGTAGCGGAATATGCTGTTGAGATGCCACATTCTTCGGTCAGTGGAACGCACTTGGAAGAAGCAAATTCTGGAGAGATACACCCACCCAAGCTCGTTCTCAAAAAAGTTAACAGCAAGAGGAGTCTGAAACAGCCACTTGAGCAAAGTCAAACCATTTCACCTTTATCTACATATGAAGACAACAAGGTTTCAAAGTATGCCTTTGATCTTGTGGATAAGCAAAGTTTACTGGACTCTGAAGGTAATGCCGACATAGATCAAGTTGACTCGTTACAGGAAGGGCCTAGTAAACCTGTGCACAGCAGCACTAATTATGATGATGCAAtgcagtttttaaagaaaaagaggtaTCTACAAGCAGCTAGTAATAACAGTAGAGAATATGCCTTGAATGTAAGTACCATAGCATCTCAACCTTCGGTAACACAGGCAGCTGTGGCCAGCGTCATTGATGAAACTGCTACAGCCTCAATATTAGACACACAGGCACTGAATGTTGAAATTAAAGGTAACCATGACAAAAATGTCATTCCAGATGAGGTACTGCAAACTCTGTTAGATCATTATTCACACAAGGCTAATGGACAACATGAGATATCTTTCAGTGTGGCTGACACTGAGGTGACCTCCAGTATATCAATCAATTCTTCAGAAGTATCCGAGGTCACCCCATCTGAGACAGTTGGAACAAGCTCTCAAGCTTCCTCATCAGATAAAGCTAGCATGTTACAGGAATACTCAAAGTTTTTACAACAAGCTTTGGACAGAACTAGCCAAAATGATGCCTATTTGAACAACCCGAGCCTTAATTTTGTGACTGATAACCAGACTCTTACAACCCAACCAGCATTTCCTTCCATGGAGAAGGTCTACACGTCTATACCTGTCAACAGCTTTCGATCGGGAATGAACTCTCCGTTAAGAACAACTCCAGACAAGTCTCATTTTGGACTAATGGTCGGTGATTCGCAGcacccttttcccttttcaggGGATGAGgcaaatcattcttcttcctcctctacaCAGGACTTCTTGGATCAAGTAACTtctcagaagaaagcagaggcaCAGCCTGTTCATCAAGCATATCAAATTAGCTCCTTTGAGCAGCCCTTTAGAGCTCAGTACCATGGGGCGAGAGCTGGAATATCATCTCAGTTTAGCACTGCCAATGGACAGGTGAACCTTCGGGGACCAGGGACAAGTGCTGATTTCCCAGAATTTCCCTTGGTGAATGTAAATGATAGCAGAGCTGGGATGACTTCTTCACCTGATGCCACAACGGGCCAGACTTTTGGCTAA
- the ZNF148 gene encoding zinc finger protein 148 isoform X3 has product MLLHLRMNIEDKLGGLFLKCGGIDQMQSSRAMVGMGAVSDQTGVSGERQEAVLQDRTMAHQEILATDEVLQESELRQQEMISHDELMVHEETVKNDDDMDTQDRLPQGLQYAVNVPILTINEDGSLGLKTHKSHVCEHCNAAFRTNYHLQRHVFIHTGEKPFQCSQCDMRFIQKYLLQRHEKIHTGEKPFRCDECGMRFIQKYHMERHKRTHSGEKPYQCEYCLQYFSRTDRVLKHKRMCHENRDKKPNRSATKVGFLPSEEDSGFSTPMKDSSLPKKKRQKSEKTKSGDKEGSDKSDQKKDKNDYLPLYSSSTKVKDEYMVAEYAVEMPHSSVSGTHLEEANSGEIHPPKLVLKKVNSKRSLKQPLEQSQTISPLSTYEDNKVSKYAFDLVDKQSLLDSEGNADIDQVDSLQEGPSKPVHSSTNYDDAMQFLKKKRYLQAASNNSREYALNVSTIASQPSVTQAAVASVIDETATASILDTQALNVEIKGNHDKNVIPDEVLQTLLDHYSHKANGQHEISFSVADTEVTSSISINSSEVSEVTPSETVGTSSQASSSDKASMLQEYSKFLQQALDRTSQNDAYLNNPSLNFVTDNQTLTTQPAFPSMEKVYTSIPVNSFRSGMNSPLRTTPDKSHFGLMVGDSQHPFPFSGDEANHSSSSSTQDFLDQVTSQKKAEAQPVHQAYQISSFEQPFRAQYHGARAGISSQFSTANGQVNLRGPGTSADFPEFPLVNVNDSRAGMTSSPDATTGQTFG; this is encoded by the exons GTTATTGCACTTAAGAATGAACATTGAAGACAAGCTGGGAGGATTATTTCTTAAATGTGGTGGCATAGACCAGATGCAGTCATCCAGGGCTATGGTAGGGATGGGTGCAGTATCTGACCAGACTGGAGTATCGGGAGAACGGCAAGAGGCGGTGCTGCAAGATCGGACTATGGCACATCAAGAAATTCTTGCAACGGATGAAGTGTTACAGGAAAGTGAACTTCGACAGCAAGAGATGATTTCACATGATGAACTCATGGTCCATGAGGAGACGGTAAAAAACGATGATGACATGGATACGCAAGATAGACTTCCGCAAGGGCTGCAGTATGCTGTTAATGTCCCT atcCTTACAATAAATGAGGATGGATCACTTGGTCTGAAAACCCACAAATCTCATGTTTGTGAGCATTGCAATGCTGCCTTTAGAACCAACTACCATTTACAGAGACATGTCTTCATTCATACAG GTGAAAAACCATTTCAGTGCAGTCAGTGCGACATGCGTTTCATACAGAAGTACCTGCTACAGAGGCATGAGAAGATTCATACTG GTGAAAAGCCATTTCGATGTGATGAATGTGGTATGAGGTTTATTCAGAAGTATCACATGGAAAGGCACAAAAGAACTCACAGTGGAGAGAAGCCTTATCAGTGTGAATATTGTTTGCAG TATTTCTCCAGGACGGATCGTGTGCTGAAACATAAACGTATGTGCCATGAGAACCGCGACAAGAAACCGAATAGAAGTGCCACCAAAGTTGGCTTTTTGCCATCGGAGGAAGACTCTGGTTTCTCTACGCCGATGAAAGACAGCTCCTTGCCaaagaagaagaggcagaaatcagagaaaacaaaatctggGGACAAGGAAGGTTCGGATAAATCAGACCAGAAGAAGGACAAAAACGACTATTTACCTTTGTACTCTTCGAGTACTAAAGTAAAAGATGAGTATATGGTAGCGGAATATGCTGTTGAGATGCCACATTCTTCGGTCAGTGGAACGCACTTGGAAGAAGCAAATTCTGGAGAGATACACCCACCCAAGCTCGTTCTCAAAAAAGTTAACAGCAAGAGGAGTCTGAAACAGCCACTTGAGCAAAGTCAAACCATTTCACCTTTATCTACATATGAAGACAACAAGGTTTCAAAGTATGCCTTTGATCTTGTGGATAAGCAAAGTTTACTGGACTCTGAAGGTAATGCCGACATAGATCAAGTTGACTCGTTACAGGAAGGGCCTAGTAAACCTGTGCACAGCAGCACTAATTATGATGATGCAAtgcagtttttaaagaaaaagaggtaTCTACAAGCAGCTAGTAATAACAGTAGAGAATATGCCTTGAATGTAAGTACCATAGCATCTCAACCTTCGGTAACACAGGCAGCTGTGGCCAGCGTCATTGATGAAACTGCTACAGCCTCAATATTAGACACACAGGCACTGAATGTTGAAATTAAAGGTAACCATGACAAAAATGTCATTCCAGATGAGGTACTGCAAACTCTGTTAGATCATTATTCACACAAGGCTAATGGACAACATGAGATATCTTTCAGTGTGGCTGACACTGAGGTGACCTCCAGTATATCAATCAATTCTTCAGAAGTATCCGAGGTCACCCCATCTGAGACAGTTGGAACAAGCTCTCAAGCTTCCTCATCAGATAAAGCTAGCATGTTACAGGAATACTCAAAGTTTTTACAACAAGCTTTGGACAGAACTAGCCAAAATGATGCCTATTTGAACAACCCGAGCCTTAATTTTGTGACTGATAACCAGACTCTTACAACCCAACCAGCATTTCCTTCCATGGAGAAGGTCTACACGTCTATACCTGTCAACAGCTTTCGATCGGGAATGAACTCTCCGTTAAGAACAACTCCAGACAAGTCTCATTTTGGACTAATGGTCGGTGATTCGCAGcacccttttcccttttcaggGGATGAGgcaaatcattcttcttcctcctctacaCAGGACTTCTTGGATCAAGTAACTtctcagaagaaagcagaggcaCAGCCTGTTCATCAAGCATATCAAATTAGCTCCTTTGAGCAGCCCTTTAGAGCTCAGTACCATGGGGCGAGAGCTGGAATATCATCTCAGTTTAGCACTGCCAATGGACAGGTGAACCTTCGGGGACCAGGGACAAGTGCTGATTTCCCAGAATTTCCCTTGGTGAATGTAAATGATAGCAGAGCTGGGATGACTTCTTCACCTGATGCCACAACGGGCCAGACTTTTGGCTAA
- the ZNF148 gene encoding zinc finger protein 148 isoform X2, with translation MNIEDKLGGLFLKCGGIDQMQSSRAMVGMGAVSDQTGVSGERQEAVLQDRTMAHQEILATDEVLQESELRQQEMISHDELMVHEETVKNDDDMDTQDRLPQGLQYAVNVPISVKQEITFTDASEQQKRDKKQIREPVDLQKKKKRKQRSPAKILTINEDGSLGLKTHKSHVCEHCNAAFRTNYHLQRHVFIHTGEKPFQCSQCDMRFIQKYLLQRHEKIHTGEKPFRCDECGMRFIQKYHMERHKRTHSGEKPYQCEYCLQYFSRTDRVLKHKRMCHENRDKKPNRSATKVGFLPSEEDSGFSTPMKDSSLPKKKRQKSEKTKSGDKEGSDKSDQKKDKNDYLPLYSSSTKVKDEYMVAEYAVEMPHSSVSGTHLEEANSGEIHPPKLVLKKVNSKRSLKQPLEQSQTISPLSTYEDNKVSKYAFDLVDKQSLLDSEGNADIDQVDSLQEGPSKPVHSSTNYDDAMQFLKKKRYLQAASNNSREYALNVSTIASQPSVTQAAVASVIDETATASILDTQALNVEIKGNHDKNVIPDEVLQTLLDHYSHKANGQHEISFSVADTEVTSSISINSSEVSEVTPSETVGTSSQASSSDKASMLQEYSKFLQQALDRTSQNDAYLNNPSLNFVTDNQTLTTQPAFPSMEKVYTSIPVNSFRSGMNSPLRTTPDKSHFGLMVGDSQHPFPFSGDEANHSSSSSTQDFLDQVTSQKKAEAQPVHQAYQISSFEQPFRAQYHGARAGISSQFSTANGQVNLRGPGTSADFPEFPLVNVNDSRAGMTSSPDATTGQTFG, from the exons ATGAACATTGAAGACAAGCTGGGAGGATTATTTCTTAAATGTGGTGGCATAGACCAGATGCAGTCATCCAGGGCTATGGTAGGGATGGGTGCAGTATCTGACCAGACTGGAGTATCGGGAGAACGGCAAGAGGCGGTGCTGCAAGATCGGACTATGGCACATCAAGAAATTCTTGCAACGGATGAAGTGTTACAGGAAAGTGAACTTCGACAGCAAGAGATGATTTCACATGATGAACTCATGGTCCATGAGGAGACGGTAAAAAACGATGATGACATGGATACGCAAGATAGACTTCCGCAAGGGCTGCAGTATGCTGTTAATGTCCCT ATCAGTGTAAAGCAAGAAATTACCTTTACTGATGCATCTGAACAACAGAAACGAGACAAAAAACAAATACGAGAGCCAGTAGAtttgcagaaaaagaagaaaagaaaacagcgTTCACCAGCAAAA atcCTTACAATAAATGAGGATGGATCACTTGGTCTGAAAACCCACAAATCTCATGTTTGTGAGCATTGCAATGCTGCCTTTAGAACCAACTACCATTTACAGAGACATGTCTTCATTCATACAG GTGAAAAACCATTTCAGTGCAGTCAGTGCGACATGCGTTTCATACAGAAGTACCTGCTACAGAGGCATGAGAAGATTCATACTG GTGAAAAGCCATTTCGATGTGATGAATGTGGTATGAGGTTTATTCAGAAGTATCACATGGAAAGGCACAAAAGAACTCACAGTGGAGAGAAGCCTTATCAGTGTGAATATTGTTTGCAG TATTTCTCCAGGACGGATCGTGTGCTGAAACATAAACGTATGTGCCATGAGAACCGCGACAAGAAACCGAATAGAAGTGCCACCAAAGTTGGCTTTTTGCCATCGGAGGAAGACTCTGGTTTCTCTACGCCGATGAAAGACAGCTCCTTGCCaaagaagaagaggcagaaatcagagaaaacaaaatctggGGACAAGGAAGGTTCGGATAAATCAGACCAGAAGAAGGACAAAAACGACTATTTACCTTTGTACTCTTCGAGTACTAAAGTAAAAGATGAGTATATGGTAGCGGAATATGCTGTTGAGATGCCACATTCTTCGGTCAGTGGAACGCACTTGGAAGAAGCAAATTCTGGAGAGATACACCCACCCAAGCTCGTTCTCAAAAAAGTTAACAGCAAGAGGAGTCTGAAACAGCCACTTGAGCAAAGTCAAACCATTTCACCTTTATCTACATATGAAGACAACAAGGTTTCAAAGTATGCCTTTGATCTTGTGGATAAGCAAAGTTTACTGGACTCTGAAGGTAATGCCGACATAGATCAAGTTGACTCGTTACAGGAAGGGCCTAGTAAACCTGTGCACAGCAGCACTAATTATGATGATGCAAtgcagtttttaaagaaaaagaggtaTCTACAAGCAGCTAGTAATAACAGTAGAGAATATGCCTTGAATGTAAGTACCATAGCATCTCAACCTTCGGTAACACAGGCAGCTGTGGCCAGCGTCATTGATGAAACTGCTACAGCCTCAATATTAGACACACAGGCACTGAATGTTGAAATTAAAGGTAACCATGACAAAAATGTCATTCCAGATGAGGTACTGCAAACTCTGTTAGATCATTATTCACACAAGGCTAATGGACAACATGAGATATCTTTCAGTGTGGCTGACACTGAGGTGACCTCCAGTATATCAATCAATTCTTCAGAAGTATCCGAGGTCACCCCATCTGAGACAGTTGGAACAAGCTCTCAAGCTTCCTCATCAGATAAAGCTAGCATGTTACAGGAATACTCAAAGTTTTTACAACAAGCTTTGGACAGAACTAGCCAAAATGATGCCTATTTGAACAACCCGAGCCTTAATTTTGTGACTGATAACCAGACTCTTACAACCCAACCAGCATTTCCTTCCATGGAGAAGGTCTACACGTCTATACCTGTCAACAGCTTTCGATCGGGAATGAACTCTCCGTTAAGAACAACTCCAGACAAGTCTCATTTTGGACTAATGGTCGGTGATTCGCAGcacccttttcccttttcaggGGATGAGgcaaatcattcttcttcctcctctacaCAGGACTTCTTGGATCAAGTAACTtctcagaagaaagcagaggcaCAGCCTGTTCATCAAGCATATCAAATTAGCTCCTTTGAGCAGCCCTTTAGAGCTCAGTACCATGGGGCGAGAGCTGGAATATCATCTCAGTTTAGCACTGCCAATGGACAGGTGAACCTTCGGGGACCAGGGACAAGTGCTGATTTCCCAGAATTTCCCTTGGTGAATGTAAATGATAGCAGAGCTGGGATGACTTCTTCACCTGATGCCACAACGGGCCAGACTTTTGGCTAA